The segment ccatttttagttttttacatGAATGGGACGTGAATTACCAAGTTTGTCTTTACATAATTTAGTTACTTGAATAAGAACATAGGTTGTATCTCATTTTGGAAGATATAGCATAGTGTTTGTAATCCAATTTCCTTCGCAAAAGAAACAAGATAAATATTATAAACGTGGTTAACCCTTTACTTGGGTTGGATTGTGATACTGGTACTATAAATACACTACCCACTCTCACACAACTTGCCATCCCAACTTCTTAAGACCACCATGGAGTTTTGTTATCATATCCTAACTATTTTAGGGCTTTTTACTTTGACAGTAATCTTTATTGCCTTAAAAAACAGATCAAATACCAAGAGGGGTTACACCAAATGCATTGAAATCCCTGAACCCTCTGGGGCATTACCAATCATTGGCCACCTTCATCTTCTAGGAGGCCAAGAGCCAATGGCCAAAATTCTTGGAGCCATTGCCGACAAATATGGCCCATTCTTCTCACTCAAAATGGGTATCCATCGAATGTTGGTGGTGAGTAGTTGGGAGATGGTAAAGGAATTCCTAGCTACCCATGACAAAACTTTTGCTACAAGGGCCAGCATAGCAGTTGGAAAACACTTGTTTTACAACAATGCTACATTTGCACTTGCTCCTTATGGTCAATATTGGCGTGATGTGAGAAAGATGGCCACTCTTGAGCTTCTCTCGAACCATAGGCTTGAAAAGCTCAAGCATGTTCGATTCTCAGAAGTGGAGTCTTTGATCAAAAACTTGCACTTGCTTTGTACAAACAACAAGGTGGTGACTCTTAGTGAGTTGTTCGACCACATGACCTTCAATATCAGCCTTCGGATAATTGTTGGTAAGCGATTTTCTACCACCACATATGGTGAAGAAAAGAGTGAGGCATGCCGTTTCCGAAGTGCCATAAAAGAGGCTCTTTATCTTAGTGGCGTGTTTATCTTGTCCGATGCTTTTCCACATCTTGAATGGATGGACCATAGAGGTCATGTGAGTTCCATGAAGAGGACTGCTAAGGAACTTGACGCGGTGCTTGAGATTTGGCTTGCTGAACATCTTCAGAAACGACTGGAGCAGAAGAGTGATGGTGAAAGCGATTTCATGGACGTGATGCTATCAAGCTTTCCGGAGGATGTTGAGATTTCGGGGCATACCCGCGACACTATTGTCAAGGCAACAGCACTGGTACGTTGTTAttataaacttttcaaaaatgtAATAGTAAGTAATGGGAAAGGTTTTTGTACATACTTGTATGCAATAATTGTTAGTATGCAATAATTATTGCATAATTGAGTTATGTGGCAggaaaaaaagacaaacaacaTGACATTGCTCAATTTTGAACCTAGAAGAGAgaattataaaaacttaatcTTGAAAATTATCATCTCAAATTTTAAAGTGAGCTCAGAGTGATTCATTTATGGGCAAAATCACTATATTTATTTGATGAGCATGAGGTGCTTGTTTTGAAGAAATTATAAGGTTTTTATGGTTGACAAGTGACGTGATCTACCATTCCACTGAAAAACTCTCcacctgtttaaaattgttgagtcaaaaatttttttataacaaaaactgATTACTGACTTAGCAATTTTAACCAAGTGTGAatcttttagtggaatggtggacaagtaATGTGGTCTACTATGAGAACGGTATAATTTCTCCTTGTCTTATGAAAAGGACTTTTTCAAAGTTGCTCATTGAAAATAACACACTCCACCaagaaatagttttattttgtgaGCCCACTGGGCCactattcaataatttttcttttggtttttttgaggAAACATTCAATAGTTTAGGTTCCATTTAGATTAAGAGGGAAGgaagggagagtagagtagagttggttgaaaataaactaattttgagCAAATTCTACTTCACTCTCCATCTCTCTTCCTTAATCTAAACAGACCCTATGTGGGGACATTTAATAAGGCAATTTAGGCTCATACTTTAAGGGTGtgaattaaattcattatttcctAACAATTGAAGATTTAGGGACAACTGATAATTTATTGTTGTGTATGCGTGTGTTTTTTGGCAGATTCTCCTCCTTACAGGAGCAGGAAGCACATCTACTACACTAACATGGGCAATCTCCCTGCTTTTAAACCACCCAAGTGTGCTAAAGGCTGCCCAAGAAGAGCTAGACATGCACGTAGGGAAAGATAAATGGGTGGAAGAATCTGATATCAAGAACTTAAAATACCTCCATGCCATAGTTAAGGAAACCTTACGTTTGTATCCACCGGGTCCCCTTACAGGAATACGTGAGGCCATGGAAGATTGTACTGTTGGTGGCTATTTTGTACCAAAGGGCACTCGTTTGCTCGTTAACATATGGAAGTTGCAAAGAGACCCACGTGTGTGGTCGAATCCATCTGAATTCCAACCAGAGAGATTCATGACAACTCATGCAGACATTGATGTTAGGGGTCAAAATTTTGAGTATATTCCATTCAGTTCTGGAAGAAGGTCATGCCCCGCAATCACATATGGCATGCAAGTAGTTCACTTGGCACTAGCTCGTGTGCTTCAAGGATTTGATATGACAACCATGGCAAGTGAGAAGGTGGACATGCTTGAAGGACCAGGAATTGCCTTACCTAAGGTTAACCCACTTGACGTTGTACTCAAGCCTCGCCTTCCCATGGAGAGTTATTAATGGGTGTGAAGCTAATACTTCAATCTCAAGATTATTGCGCAAAATGTActcattttaggaaaaattattatgtactcTTAGAATAAAGTAACGTGGTAAtctatcattttatatatataattcatacTTAGTGGTATTGTCTAATAACAATTGGCTTATTATTGTAGTTTAGTATctactctttttttaaaatatcaaattattgaaaTTAGTAATTGTttcaatatgcttaaatcacataatttggattttgaaatctattgaagatatatatttttgaaacatgATTGCATGCAACATTTCTCATCAAATGTTTCAACTCATAATAAGGGATTTAAATAAATTCTTTGACTTATTAAATACTCATATCACATATCCTTAAAGCTGAAAGAACATATATAGAGCTTAAAGCTAAAGGAGCTCAAACTTAGGTGCTCATAATATCTAAGCCCAATGATTAGAGCTTATTATAATTAATTCCACCTTAGCATAAACTTATTGAGTAATACTATAggtacaaattattttacaacattttaaaaagctattgatgtgacaaatttttattggttctcaTTTGGGACTACcactaatatcacattttcatttaccaataaccatACACCATATTagtagtttgtaaaataatttgtgactttagcattttccaaacTTATTCATGCATCTCACAACCAGGATCTTAAAAATCAAGGAATTCCTAAAGGAGGATATTAAAAAGAACATGCACACATCAAAAACATGATGCACATAACCAAAGAGAAGCCAGCATAACAAGGTAACTAAAATCTTTTAGGAAGCAAGTATTACATAAGCACAGGGTAGTTAAGCACGTATTTCTTTAGGTACAAAACAATTGAATGAAGCcatgaaaaaattaatacaagTGGTACACATATCCACATGCCAACAATTTACTAGCAAGTGGGTCCAAAACATACATCATTTTGGATGAGACCAAAAGTTCATATTCATATCACAAGTGGAGGCCAAAAAATTCATTCCCAAGATGCTTAGATTACAAAGTTAGAGGAGTTTGGAATGTATGGCACAGCACTTAcaaaagaaaagccaaaaaaaaagaaagtattcaCTTAAGAACTCCTCTAAACAAAGTGGAGGGAAACTATGCTTTTATAGCATGAAACATGAACCTTCTTGAACTCAGATGCAATAATACAAATAGTTGAGAATGCTTAGGATGGGAACCGACGACAATGCATGAATAAATAGTACTTAAAATTGTGTTGGTCTAAAAAAGACAAGCTAAACAAATAGTTAGTACCGTAAATGAGGTTTTGTCAAAGGCCGAATGACCTAATCATAATGAGCATTTTCCTTGAGTTTCATGCTTGTACTAACATTCTAAAACAAGCGTTCAAGGGTTAGACAGCCACAGGATAGCAATGAAACAATCTCAAAACATTGCATGATCAATGATTACAaccaaaatactatttttatattatattatatatatatatatatatatatatatattaataaaacacTAAGTCcaagaataatttttatt is part of the Quercus robur chromosome 9, dhQueRobu3.1, whole genome shotgun sequence genome and harbors:
- the LOC126699043 gene encoding dimethylnonatriene synthase-like encodes the protein MEFCYHILTILGLFTLTVIFIALKNRSNTKRGYTKCIEIPEPSGALPIIGHLHLLGGQEPMAKILGAIADKYGPFFSLKMGIHRMLVVSSWEMVKEFLATHDKTFATRASIAVGKHLFYNNATFALAPYGQYWRDVRKMATLELLSNHRLEKLKHVRFSEVESLIKNLHLLCTNNKVVTLSELFDHMTFNISLRIIVGKRFSTTTYGEEKSEACRFRSAIKEALYLSGVFILSDAFPHLEWMDHRGHVSSMKRTAKELDAVLEIWLAEHLQKRLEQKSDGESDFMDVMLSSFPEDVEISGHTRDTIVKATALILLLTGAGSTSTTLTWAISLLLNHPSVLKAAQEELDMHVGKDKWVEESDIKNLKYLHAIVKETLRLYPPGPLTGIREAMEDCTVGGYFVPKGTRLLVNIWKLQRDPRVWSNPSEFQPERFMTTHADIDVRGQNFEYIPFSSGRRSCPAITYGMQVVHLALARVLQGFDMTTMASEKVDMLEGPGIALPKVNPLDVVLKPRLPMESY